One genomic region from Rosa rugosa chromosome 1, drRosRugo1.1, whole genome shotgun sequence encodes:
- the LOC133727043 gene encoding protein OXIDATIVE STRESS 3-like, whose amino-acid sequence MGLQEAKVGGDQNRKESEIGYQGFEDNWVIKEDYPEDICDSRSMDSMESSSSSFSSDLVEDASSSSSSCSNGPLYELSELMIHLPIRRGLSKYYQGKSQSFTSLGGVKSLEDLAKKVAAPYRRKMKPCKSYGGGLDHGHKSYSTSPKGIISKKAISKGSFLYSISSNTKRK is encoded by the exons atgggTCTTCAAGAAGCTAAGGTTGGTGGTGATCAAAATAGGAAAGAAAGCGAGATTGGTTATCAGGGTTTTGAAGATAACTGGGTTATAAAGGAAGACTACCCTGAAGATATTTGTGATTCAAGATCCATGGACTCCATGGAATCGTCTTCGTCTTCGTTTTCATCAGATTTGGTCGAGGatgcatcttcttcttcttcttcatgttcAAATGGACCTCTTTATGAATTATCTGAGCTCATGATTCATCTTCCTATAAG GAGAGGTTTATCGAAGTATTATCAAGGAAAGTCGCAATCTTTCACATCTCTGGGAGGTGTGAAGAGCTTAGAGGATCTTGCAAAGAAGGTGGCAGCACCCTATAGAAGGAAAATGAAGCCATGCAAGAGCTATGGAGGTGGTTTAGATCATGGTCACAAATCTTATAGTACAAGTCCGAAAGGCATTATCTCAAAGAAAGCTATTTCAAAGGGTTCTTTCTTATATTCCATAAGTAGTAATACCAAGAGGAAATAA
- the LOC133727044 gene encoding mitogen-activated protein kinase kinase 6 isoform X1 — MKTKTPLNLKKQLKLSVPAQETNITSFLTASGTFHDGGLLLNQKGLRLISEEKEVRPSDSKELNVEFSLEDLETIKVIGKGSGGVVQLVRHKWVGKLFALKVIQMNIQEEIRKQIVQELKINQAAQCPHVVVCHHSFYHNGAISLVLEYMDRGSLADVIRQVKTILEPYLAVVCKQVLQGLVYLHNERHVIHRDIKPSNLLVNHKGEVKITDFGVSASLASSMGQRDTFVGTYNYMSPERIKGGTYDYSSDIWSLGMVILECAIGRFPYMQSEDEQSWPSFYELLEAIVGSPPPTAPSDQFSPEFCSFVSACIQKDPQHRSSSLDLLSHPFIKKFEDKDIDLEILVGSLESPVNFPR; from the exons ATGAAGACGAAGACGCCATTGAATCTGAAGAAGCAGCTCAAGCTCTCTGTTCCTGCTCAAGAAACCAACATCACCTCATTCTT GACTGCCAGTGGCACATTTCATGATGGGGGTTTGCTTCTGAACCAGAAAGGGTTGCGGCTTATCTCCGAAGAAAAGGAGGTCCGA CCTTCTGATAGTAAGGAGCTCAATGTTGAATTTTCCTTGGAAGATCTCGAGACTATCAAAGTGATTGGAAAGGGAAGTGGTGGTGTAGTTCAACTTGTTCGCCATAAATGGGTTGGAAAACTATTTGCCTTGAAG GTTATTCAGATGAACATACAAGAGGAAATTCGTAAACAGATTGTGCAGGAGCTAAAAATAAACCAAGCAGCACAATGTCCACATGTGGTAGTTTGCCACCACTCCTTTTATCACAATGGGGCAATTTCTCTTGTGTTAGAATACATGGATCGTGGATCTCTTGCAGATGTGATCAGACAAGTTAAGACAATTCTTGAACCATATCTTGCTGTCGTTTGTAAGCAG GTTTTACAAGGTCTTGTCTACTTGCACAATGAAAGGCATGTAATACATAGAGACATAAAACCATCCAATCTGCTAGTAAACCACAAGGGGGAGGTCAAGATTACTGATTTTGGTGTGAGTGCTTCACTTGCTAGCTCCATGGGTCAGAGGGACACATTCGTTGGTACTTACAATTATATGTCG CCAGAGAGAATTAAAGGGGGTACTTATGACTACAGCAGTGACATTTGGAGTTTAGGCATGGTGATACTTGAGTGTGCTATTGGACGGTTTCCTTACATGCAATCTGAAGATGAACAAAGCTGGCCAAGCTTTTATGAGCTTTTGGAGGCAATTGTTGGAAGTCCACCACCTACTGCTCCATCGGATCAGTTCTCTCCCGAGTTCTGTTCTTTTGTGTCTGCCTG CATACAGAAGGACCCTCAACACAGATCATCATCTTTGGATCTTCTG AGTCACCCATTCATCAAAAAGTTCGAAGACAAGGACATTGATCTTGAGATTCTGGTGGGTAGCTTGGAATCCCCTGTAAATTTTCCCAGATAG
- the LOC133727044 gene encoding mitogen-activated protein kinase kinase 6 isoform X2 → MKTKTPLNLKKQLKLSVPAQETNITSFLTASGTFHDGGLLLNQKGLRLISEEKEPSDSKELNVEFSLEDLETIKVIGKGSGGVVQLVRHKWVGKLFALKVIQMNIQEEIRKQIVQELKINQAAQCPHVVVCHHSFYHNGAISLVLEYMDRGSLADVIRQVKTILEPYLAVVCKQVLQGLVYLHNERHVIHRDIKPSNLLVNHKGEVKITDFGVSASLASSMGQRDTFVGTYNYMSPERIKGGTYDYSSDIWSLGMVILECAIGRFPYMQSEDEQSWPSFYELLEAIVGSPPPTAPSDQFSPEFCSFVSACIQKDPQHRSSSLDLLSHPFIKKFEDKDIDLEILVGSLESPVNFPR, encoded by the exons ATGAAGACGAAGACGCCATTGAATCTGAAGAAGCAGCTCAAGCTCTCTGTTCCTGCTCAAGAAACCAACATCACCTCATTCTT GACTGCCAGTGGCACATTTCATGATGGGGGTTTGCTTCTGAACCAGAAAGGGTTGCGGCTTATCTCCGAAGAAAAGGAG CCTTCTGATAGTAAGGAGCTCAATGTTGAATTTTCCTTGGAAGATCTCGAGACTATCAAAGTGATTGGAAAGGGAAGTGGTGGTGTAGTTCAACTTGTTCGCCATAAATGGGTTGGAAAACTATTTGCCTTGAAG GTTATTCAGATGAACATACAAGAGGAAATTCGTAAACAGATTGTGCAGGAGCTAAAAATAAACCAAGCAGCACAATGTCCACATGTGGTAGTTTGCCACCACTCCTTTTATCACAATGGGGCAATTTCTCTTGTGTTAGAATACATGGATCGTGGATCTCTTGCAGATGTGATCAGACAAGTTAAGACAATTCTTGAACCATATCTTGCTGTCGTTTGTAAGCAG GTTTTACAAGGTCTTGTCTACTTGCACAATGAAAGGCATGTAATACATAGAGACATAAAACCATCCAATCTGCTAGTAAACCACAAGGGGGAGGTCAAGATTACTGATTTTGGTGTGAGTGCTTCACTTGCTAGCTCCATGGGTCAGAGGGACACATTCGTTGGTACTTACAATTATATGTCG CCAGAGAGAATTAAAGGGGGTACTTATGACTACAGCAGTGACATTTGGAGTTTAGGCATGGTGATACTTGAGTGTGCTATTGGACGGTTTCCTTACATGCAATCTGAAGATGAACAAAGCTGGCCAAGCTTTTATGAGCTTTTGGAGGCAATTGTTGGAAGTCCACCACCTACTGCTCCATCGGATCAGTTCTCTCCCGAGTTCTGTTCTTTTGTGTCTGCCTG CATACAGAAGGACCCTCAACACAGATCATCATCTTTGGATCTTCTG AGTCACCCATTCATCAAAAAGTTCGAAGACAAGGACATTGATCTTGAGATTCTGGTGGGTAGCTTGGAATCCCCTGTAAATTTTCCCAGATAG